The following are encoded together in the Spiroplasma apis B31 genome:
- the phnC gene encoding phosphonate ABC transporter ATP-binding protein has translation MIYFNNVNKVWPNGKHALNNINLQIKEGEFVAVVGLSGAGKTTLLKTINKFSSINSGEILINFEDKNYEVNNIKGKELKELRKKIGLMSQEYNNIEKQIVIRNVLNARVSKMSFLRSCVGFFNKKDKIIALRNLEKLNLLDYSYVRVENLSGGQQQRIALARTLSQEPKLIIADEPVSALDPVLANQVMNDFKKINEEDNITIIINIHHIDLAIKFASRIIGLNNGQIVFDGKPSELTQNKLEIIYGKNYGKE, from the coding sequence ATGATATATTTTAACAATGTTAACAAGGTGTGACCTAATGGTAAACATGCCTTAAATAATATTAATCTACAAATCAAAGAAGGAGAATTTGTTGCGGTTGTTGGCTTATCTGGAGCCGGAAAAACTACCCTTTTAAAAACAATCAATAAATTTAGTTCTATAAACTCGGGAGAAATCTTAATAAATTTTGAAGACAAAAATTACGAGGTCAACAATATTAAGGGAAAAGAATTAAAGGAACTTAGAAAAAAAATTGGTTTAATGTCACAAGAATATAATAATATCGAAAAACAAATAGTCATAAGAAACGTTCTAAATGCAAGAGTCTCTAAAATGAGCTTCCTTAGATCTTGTGTGGGTTTTTTTAATAAAAAGGACAAAATAATAGCTCTAAGAAATTTAGAGAAATTAAACCTTCTAGACTATTCTTATGTTAGAGTTGAAAACCTAAGTGGTGGACAACAACAAAGAATAGCCCTAGCCAGAACACTGTCACAAGAGCCAAAACTTATAATTGCAGATGAACCCGTTTCCGCACTAGACCCAGTACTTGCAAATCAAGTAATGAATGACTTTAAAAAAATAAATGAGGAGGACAATATCACTATTATAATAAACATACATCATATTGACTTAGCAATTAAGTTTGCTTCTAGAATAATTGGCTTGAATAATGGACAAATTGTTTTTGATGGCAAACCCTCGGAATTAACTCAGAACAAATTGGAAATAATATATGGAAAAAATTACGGTAAAGAATAA